AGCGAGGAGGCTTGCCAGTTCGTCCGCGGAAAGCGAGTGGATTCCCGCTCAATCGTTTAGAAAAACCTGAAAAATGGTTAACTTGATGGCTATGGTGCCTGTCACCGCCCGGTTTTTGTTGGGTTTTGTCTAAATGTTTATTCTTTAAGGTTGTTTTTAGCCATGCGGATGAGTTCCTGCACCATGCTTCCACCGATGCGGCCGCCGACTTTTCCGGCTTCTTCTGATGTCAATTTGCCGTTGTATCCTTTTTGCAGCGGGATGCCCTGCTCCCTTGCTGCTTCGAACCTTGCATCCGCCGGGTCCGCTGCGCCGGTGACCCTCGCCTTCAATTGATCAAGGGCTGCCCGGGACTCCGGAACGAGAATTTTTCTTCTAGCCATCTGCCATTACCTCCTTTGAGAATTAGATTGCCCAGAACGAAGGTAAAATTCAATTTTGAAAATTATTTATAATTTTAAATAAAAAGAATATTGACAATTTTACTGAGTATATTTAATATTACTTTTATCGCATGTGAAAATAGTACGTTAATATCCATTCAGACTGCGCGCGCGTGCCGCAAATCTGAATCACAATTGAATACCTCTTATAAAGAGTTGGCTGAGGGACTGGCCCGATGACGCCCGGCAACCTACCGCATTTTGCGGAAAGGTGCTAAATCCTGCAGGAGTAATCCTGGGAGATAAGAGAAGGTGATGTCATAATCAGAAGCCTCTTTTCCTAGGGAAAAGAGGCTTTTTTTCGTTCAGAATGCCGGCTCTGGACGAAGGGAGCATGACCAATCCAAAAACAAAAATACAAAAATATGAAATTTAGGGGAGAAGAAAATTGAAAAAGAGACTCGTGTCATTGTTCTTAATCGTTGTGGTATTAGTCGGGATTCTGGCGGCTTGCCAGCCAAGTGCAGAAACAGGCGGCGAATCCGGTTCCGTTGATGCAAAAGTGAAGAAGGATAATCCATTGGCTAATAAAAAAATTGCCCTGATTATGCAGTTGAACCTCGGCACATTTTCTGCTCAATACATAGCAGGTGTGAAGGAGCAGGTTGAAAAGTTCGGGGGAAAAGTCACTGTTTTCACATCAGATGGGGATTTGGCAAAAATGGCTTCCAACCTGGATGCTGCGGTAAACCAAGGCTTTGATGGGATTTTAATCGACCACGGTACAAGTGAAGCATTGTCTGAAGGCGTAAAAAAAGCAGCGTCAAGCAAGATTCCCGTTGTTGTGTTTGATGCCGACATTCAAGAAGACGGTGTAACGGTCCTGGAACAGGGAGATCAGCAAATGGCGGAGAAGACGCTGAACGCACTGTCTGATGACATTGGCGGAAAAGGGAAAATCGTTAAGATCTGGGTCGCAGGTTTCGCCCCGATGGAAAGACGTCAAGCTGCCTACAAGCAGTTCATGCAGGATCATCCTGGAATTGAAGAAGTTGCTGCTTTCGGATCCGCCACACAAAATACTGCTCTCGATACTCAATCTCAAATGGAAGCGATCTTGAAGCAATATCCGAATAAAGGGGACATCACGGCCGTATGGGCAGCTTGGGATGAATTCGCAAAAGGCGCTGCGAGAGCGATTCAGGAAGCCGGAAGGAATGAAATCAAGGTTTACGGGATCGATATGAGCGATGAAGATCTTCAGCTTATCCAGGATAAAAATAGCCCTTGGATCGCATCCGCTGCCGTCGATCCGAAAGATATCGGCAGAATCCAAGTCCGCTATTTGTACCAAAAACTACAAGGGGATCAAACCGATGCCAAAGTCGTCCTTAATCCCGTATTCGTTAAGAGAGATCAGCTTCCGGAGCAGTCCGTTACGACCGATCAGCTGTCACAATACGTTGACGGATGGGGTGCAAGCGATCAAGGATATACCGATTATCTGAAAGATTTAGAGAGCGGCAAATAAAAAAACAGGCGAAGAACCGGAAAGGAGGAGGCAGCAATGGCTTTGTTGACCATGAAGAATATCCATAAAACATTTGGAGGCAATCAGGCGTTAAAGGGCGCGCATTTTGAATTGCTCGAAGGGGAAGTGCATGCACTCCTCGGGGCGAATGGAGCTGGAAAAAGCACCTTGATGAAAATCATTGCAGGCGTCCATCAGCCGGATGAAGGGGAAATTGAGATTTCCGGAAGCAAGAGGACACTCCCTTCTCCGAGAGAATCACTGCAATCCGGCATCCATTGCGTCTATCAGGAAGTGGATACAGCCATCGTACCAGAGCTGACTGTGCTCGATAATTTAATGCTGAACGAAATCGCCTCAGCTAAAAAATGGTTCCTTCCCAAAAAGGAATTGAAGCGCATTGCCAAAAAAGCGCTCGATCAGCTGAATTGCAGCCATATTTCATTGGAAAACGAGGCGAAAACACTCACGCTTGCCGAAAAGCAGCTATTGCTCATCGCAAGAGCCATCATCCAGGATGCTTCCATTTTGATCCTGGATGAACCTACTGCCCCATTAAGCTTGGAAGAAACGAAGCATCTTTTCCAAGTCATCAAGCTTTTGAAAAAGCAGGGAGTCGGCTGCATTTTTATTTCCCACAGGCTGCCTGAGGTTTTTGAAATAACCGATCGGCTGACGGTCATGCGGGACGGCAGGACGGTCTCAACCTCACTCACCTCCCAAACTGAGATGAAAGAGGTCGTAAAAGAAATGCTCGGCAAAAAACTTCAGGAACTGGCTCCGAAGACAACCAGAAAAACAGGAGAAGCCATCCTTGAAGCGAGTCATATCAGCGACGGGAAAATCGTCAGGGACGTCTCTTTCTCCCTGAAAAAAGGGGAAGTCATCGGAATAGCCGGACTCGTTGGCGCCGGAAAAACCGAGTTGTCCAAACTGTTGGCCGGTGCTTCTAAATTGAAAAACGGGAACATTTCCGTTCATGGAAAAAACGTTGTTTTCCACAATCCGGCTGATGCTATCGATTCAAACATTGTTTATATTCCTGAAGAGCGAAGAAGAGAAGGGCTGTTCATGGCGGAATCGATTACGAAAAATCTTACATTTCCTCACTTGAAAAATTTCACTTCTAATGGATTTTTGCGAAAAAAGAGGGAACGCGTCTTTTCAAAACAGATCATTGCCGACCTTGGTATAAAGGCAGTCGATGAGGATGTGGAAGTGAACTATCTAAGCGGGGGAAATCAGCAAAAGGTTGTCATTGGGAAATGGCTGACGCAAGAGGCTGAAATCATGATTTTCGATGAACCGACAAAGGGAGTGGATGTCGGAGCGAAACAAGAAATCTATCAGCTGATCGACAAGCTTGCCGTTGAAGGAAATGGAATCATTTACTGTTCCTGCGAAATGAGCGAGCTGCTTGCAGTAGCCGACAGGATCCTCGTCATGGTGGACGGCAGGGTTGTCAAAGAACTGCAAAGCGACTATACGACAGAAGAACAGCTGCTCCTTTATGCGAGTGGAGGAAAGGAAGAGCATCATGAAAGAAAAGTACATTTCGTATCTGTTTAAATACGGGGCAGCTGCACTGATGGCTGCCGTCCTCATCTATTTCAGCCTGGTGAACAGCCACTTTCTTACATATGGCAACCTAACCGATATATTGCGCTCCATTTCGATTGTCACCCTGCTGGCACTAGGCGTCACATTTACCCTGATTGTCAATGGGTTCGACTTATCCGTCGGCTCAACCATGTCGCTGTCGACGGTTATTACTGCTTCACTGATGGTATGGTACGAACTCCCGATTTGGGCAGTCATCTTGCTTCCAATCGTTGTCGGTGCGGCAGTTGGTCTGTTTAATTCGCTGTTAATTGTGAAGCTGAAAATTCCGGATCTTCTGGCTACGCTGGGCACGATGTACGTCGTTGCTGGGCTGCACCGAACCTATACGGAGGGCTATTCGATTTATAACCATATGCCATTGATCAGAGGAGGCAATGCACCGGGTTCCTTTTATACCTCCTTTTTATGGCTCGGACAGGGAAAATGGCTTGGCATCCCGGCCCCGGTCATTATCATGTTTGTGTTTGTCGCATTGGTGTACATCATCTTGGAACATACGAAATGGGGAAGGATTCTTTACATGACAGGCGGCAATGAAGAAGCGGCACATCTTTCAGGGGTGAGGGTCAAGAAAGTGAAGCTGATTGCCTATGTCGTCTCGGGGATTTTTGCTTCCTTGGCAGGGATCCTTTTCACGGCGCGAGTGGGGTCAGGCCAGATCGACGCAGGTTCGCCGCTGTTAATGGAGGCGGTTGCTGCCGTTTTCGTAGGCTTCTCCTTTTTAGGTGCAGGAAAGCCGAATGTCATCGGGACGTTTTTCGGCGCAGCGCTGATAGGGGTGCTATTGAACGGACTTACCATGCTCAATCTTCCTTATTATGCGTTTGAAATCGTCAAAGGCTCGGTTCTACTGCTGGCACTCGCCGTCACGTATGTTTATGGGAAGCGGAAATAGATTAGATGAGCCGAAAAGCTTGGGATTTTCCAAGCTTTTTGACTTGTAGGGCACCTTTAAAGCCCTATCTTTGGAATAGTTTTCTTTGTTTCATATAATCGATTGCTTTCGTTTTGTTTTTTTGTTGAGATACATACTCTGCTTCGTTCTTATCCCTATAAAAATGGTTAAATCTTTCTTCTGAGAGAAGGCCATTATTTATTGCTTTTTGAACTTCACATCCTGGTTCGGATAAGTGAGTGCAATTGGAGAATTTACAGGTTTTTGAAATTTCCAATATATCCTCATATCCGAAGTCTATCCCTTTTTCGGAATCTGTTAATTCTGCTTCTTTTTTACTCAAATTTCCACTTCCTTACTTTTACTATTTGAAGAAACACATTTAACTATATTTTACCAGAATATAGAGAAGATTTTTGAAATTTATGCCAACTATTATACGTAAAAAGCCAGCCGAGTAAGAATTGGCTGGCTTTTTGCTTGTATTAAAATATAGAATTACTCATATTCTTCAAGTATTTCTTCAATAGTAAACTTTAACCCAAAGTAAAGGTAAAGAGCAGCCATGCTAGTCGGCATGCCTACACGCTCACCGTCTTCCCCTGGAAGGAGACCCTTTAATACTTTTGTATCCAAATGAGCATCTGCCAGGGAAACGAGATCCTCTTTTCCAGGGTCTTTGACTGCCCCGGAAATGGCTGCAAAAGGAAGACCTTTTTCCACTAAACGCTTCGCAAGCCCAACAGCTTCCTCATCCGTAGAAAAACGGCTTACAATAAGCACTCGGTCAGCATCCGTCAGCTTGGTTTCATCCATTAAAAGAGCGGAATGGGCCAAAGGCTCTGCTCCATGGATTGCTTCCATCTCCACAGCACCCATCTCCTTGAATCCTTTAATATAAATTTTTCCCTCGCCAACGGCTGCCTGCGCCAAAAGCCGCGCTTCATCCTCAATGGACAATTCCTCTTTATCAAAAAGCCGATTAAACAAACCGGCCAATTGCGTCGTAAACATCTTTAACATGACTCAAACTCCTTTTTCAATCTCAGAAAGTCCACGTCCTCCGCCGCTCGGAAAGAGAGCAGCCTTCAGCGGAAATCAACATGAACAACTCTCTGAGAGTATTCCTTTTTTGAATTATTATCTTTTCATTATAAGATGAATTATATAGTGAAGCAAAAGATGCGGCAGTTTTTGTCAAAATTCGTCGGTCATTGCAAGGAGGAAAATTATCAATAT
This window of the Falsibacillus pallidus genome carries:
- a CDS encoding alpha/beta-type small acid-soluble spore protein — encoded protein: MARRKILVPESRAALDQLKARVTGAADPADARFEAAREQGIPLQKGYNGKLTSEEAGKVGGRIGGSMVQELIRMAKNNLKE
- a CDS encoding sugar ABC transporter substrate-binding protein; translation: MKKRLVSLFLIVVVLVGILAACQPSAETGGESGSVDAKVKKDNPLANKKIALIMQLNLGTFSAQYIAGVKEQVEKFGGKVTVFTSDGDLAKMASNLDAAVNQGFDGILIDHGTSEALSEGVKKAASSKIPVVVFDADIQEDGVTVLEQGDQQMAEKTLNALSDDIGGKGKIVKIWVAGFAPMERRQAAYKQFMQDHPGIEEVAAFGSATQNTALDTQSQMEAILKQYPNKGDITAVWAAWDEFAKGAARAIQEAGRNEIKVYGIDMSDEDLQLIQDKNSPWIASAAVDPKDIGRIQVRYLYQKLQGDQTDAKVVLNPVFVKRDQLPEQSVTTDQLSQYVDGWGASDQGYTDYLKDLESGK
- a CDS encoding sugar ABC transporter ATP-binding protein, with amino-acid sequence MALLTMKNIHKTFGGNQALKGAHFELLEGEVHALLGANGAGKSTLMKIIAGVHQPDEGEIEISGSKRTLPSPRESLQSGIHCVYQEVDTAIVPELTVLDNLMLNEIASAKKWFLPKKELKRIAKKALDQLNCSHISLENEAKTLTLAEKQLLLIARAIIQDASILILDEPTAPLSLEETKHLFQVIKLLKKQGVGCIFISHRLPEVFEITDRLTVMRDGRTVSTSLTSQTEMKEVVKEMLGKKLQELAPKTTRKTGEAILEASHISDGKIVRDVSFSLKKGEVIGIAGLVGAGKTELSKLLAGASKLKNGNISVHGKNVVFHNPADAIDSNIVYIPEERRREGLFMAESITKNLTFPHLKNFTSNGFLRKKRERVFSKQIIADLGIKAVDEDVEVNYLSGGNQQKVVIGKWLTQEAEIMIFDEPTKGVDVGAKQEIYQLIDKLAVEGNGIIYCSCEMSELLAVADRILVMVDGRVVKELQSDYTTEEQLLLYASGGKEEHHERKVHFVSV
- a CDS encoding ABC transporter permease; the protein is MKEKYISYLFKYGAAALMAAVLIYFSLVNSHFLTYGNLTDILRSISIVTLLALGVTFTLIVNGFDLSVGSTMSLSTVITASLMVWYELPIWAVILLPIVVGAAVGLFNSLLIVKLKIPDLLATLGTMYVVAGLHRTYTEGYSIYNHMPLIRGGNAPGSFYTSFLWLGQGKWLGIPAPVIIMFVFVALVYIILEHTKWGRILYMTGGNEEAAHLSGVRVKKVKLIAYVVSGIFASLAGILFTARVGSGQIDAGSPLLMEAVAAVFVGFSFLGAGKPNVIGTFFGAALIGVLLNGLTMLNLPYYAFEIVKGSVLLLALAVTYVYGKRK
- a CDS encoding DUF2529 domain-containing protein, encoding MLKMFTTQLAGLFNRLFDKEELSIEDEARLLAQAAVGEGKIYIKGFKEMGAVEMEAIHGAEPLAHSALLMDETKLTDADRVLIVSRFSTDEEAVGLAKRLVEKGLPFAAISGAVKDPGKEDLVSLADAHLDTKVLKGLLPGEDGERVGMPTSMAALYLYFGLKFTIEEILEEYE